DNA from Acipenser ruthenus chromosome 23, fAciRut3.2 maternal haplotype, whole genome shotgun sequence:
CCCAGTTTAGCCTGGCCACATTCTCACCAGGTTTTGGGAGCTTTAAACCTCTGGTGCAGAATACAACAAAACTTCAATTCTTTGCATTGTCTGTGTCAGGACACGGAATGAGACACACAGTGTGTTACTTTTATTCCTCGTCTGCTTTCATCTCAGTGCTAACTACAATTAGAGTTCTGAAGGAGAACAAATAGAGACACAGTGAGAATCAGAACAACCTAAGAAATGTCCTATTAGATTAGATGAAAGTTAAGATTACATTCAAAAGTAAAAGGACATTTGCAAAGGCACTATTCACCTTTTTAATCCTATAGGGGGTTATAGGATACCTTTTGGTTGCATGTTACATTTTGTGGATTATATACATTATTAAATGCAATCTCTTAAATCCGTGACAGTTCTTCATTAGCACAGTCATATCATGATCTAATGAATTGAACTGAATTGGCAGTTTAGATATTTCTTATCTGCAAGAGTGTATGTGCAGGTATGCTACAGACAAgttaaaaacagcaatacaatcaATTTCTACTCTTAGGGTCTCAATAGATATTAAGAACACAGTAGGCCTTGTTTTTTTACAACAATGAAAACTGAGTCAATAATGAAGTATGCACATATTATACAGGCAGATATTTACATATAGTTTAAACAAAGACTGATATATACAGTAGACTGCATTTGGAGCAACGAAAGAGAAATGAGGACAATGCAGAAATGGTAATATTTGGAGTACCATCATcattacattgtgtttttttctcattCTAGCTCACCTTTTTCCTGAACAGCAGCAATTACTTTAGATTCATTGCACACTTGAATACATTGGATAATACAGCTATGCCACCTGGTTGGCCTCTGTAATGTCCCTTGGCCAGGCTTGTGCCTGTGTAAATATTGTCTTGGTATGCAGGTGCTACTAATTTTCTAGCTCATTATTCTACCCCGCAGGATGGATAGACCAAGAGAAGGGGTTATTTATTATGCAAAGCTTCTGATTTGTATGAAATATATGCAAATTATTAAACACCCTCTAtcaattacacacaaaaaacggCTTAACGAGACCAACGACAGTCTAGAAATGTCATGCATAAGTCATCAAAACACAACCTGGCCCcccaacccaaaaaaaaaaaaaaataatacatggaGAAGCTGTGCATGAAGGGAAGCTCCTTTCCCCCCCCCCAGCAGTGACTTGTCAGGCTAATAATCAGTTTAACATTTTCTGACCAGGATCTTTGGTCAATCATCCACGAGTTCCCAGCTCTCTAGTCACACTAAGCCTTTTGGATATTAGCAGCTTTAACGTATTAGAAGCCTTGATTGAGAGTTCATGACTCGTGTGGATCTATGGCAAAGATTATCTGCACCTCATGCTTGCAGAGATGTGATCTGCAACACAGAATTTCCAAGATGAAAGACTGGCAGGCAATGAAGAGGTCCTTGAACCAGACATTCATGTACTGTAGAAGAATGACTTTGTGTATTTCGAGTTTTGTACCCCTAGGACATTCTCTTATTAATACATTTGTGACTTAAAATCAGGTGATAGTACTGCACACAACctcagtaaaaaaaattaaaaaaaatacaaaaacatgccagtttaaaaaaaaataacattacaaaaatagCAAATTGTCTTCATGAGAAGTATGATAAATCATCACAGTAATCTTAAGAATATTGacgcaaacaaaaacacaacaggacACATTCACTGAATATGTACGGTGCtctcatgttaaaaaaaaaaataataatcaaagtaTTTCCAGGGAAAATGCTTTGTGCATCTTCACCCATGCACTAGGAATTTGGGAGAAAAGTTTCCTCTAAATTTGCTGAATTATGATTGAATCACTTGTTTAGTGGAAAGTGCTCTTTGTATTCTAGCTACAGACCCTTAGCAGTCTTTAAAAGGCAGTATGGTTCTCCTGCATGGTTTCAGTGCGGCACTCCCTTTCATATCTAGAGAGCTGTTGTTTGGATGTTTGCTTCCTCTCTCTGTAATGAGGGTCatccataacaataataatactgttaTGAGCAGTTTCCATCAATGCATATTTAATTAGAGTACATGTGATCAGTACATCTaatacagatatggccaaaagtttagcatcacctagaatttcaggattaaaacaaacaaacaaacaaacaaaaaaaaaaaaactatatgaacatcattttgatcttttgTTTGACATCATGTTTTGATATtgaaaaagtctactggaagccataatagtagtatggtatttcatgttagatttcaaaatgtcacattttttcaatttctaCAAAACAGTATGCAATTAAGTATGTTTCATTCAACATTATGCAAAATgtcttaattctatagggggatgctaaacttttggccacagctgcacaaTGTACAGGTTGACATCAGGACAGGTTTATCGCTTGTTTTAAACTGTGTTACCACAACCTCCTTTGTATTTGTCAAAGGATAGCCAGGTGTCTAAGGTGGTCAGGAGATAGGAAGGAGACTCCGAGctgacatgtttattttttcaaaataaaaatgacaaacacaaagacagctcacaaacccaaaataaaaaggttaaacaaaacaatagcaCACCACAAATAATGAACAAAAAATCCCTCACCTCAAGCTTTTCACTATCACTATGAATTTTAAACAAACCCAGAGGAGCCTTTGCCACTCTCTCCAGGCAGCTGCAAATCCTCCCTCACAATGGCACTTCTAACTCTTgttttatatcatgtggctgttcccaattaacaccaattatcTAATTTGAGAACAACCACATGCATTttgcagggataggaattaaccctatccctgccatcCACCACCACAAACCCACAAACACAAGACTtctttacaagcagggctttgcctGCCCCCACGAACTACCTGCAGGGCTCTCTTctgctgccctgccacagtactgTGCAGTAcaactagacacacacacacacacacacacacacacacacacacacacacacacacacaacattgaATTACTGTCTTTACTTCTGCAAGAAATGAGTGGTCCTCAAATACTCTTTCATCACAGCAGATATTATATTTGCattaatgtatgtatgcatgcatcaCTGTGCTAAACAGACATCTTCTTCTCTATTTGTATGAATTTATCTTCATTTTCATCCCTCTCCTGCCTGGACAAGCTACCCACATACAGAGTTGCAATTTCATTTTCAGCTTTTCAATACCATGCCATAAGGGCTTGAGCTGTTAATATCAAGACTGGTCTTCTCTTTATCCTGAATTCAAGGAAGAGTCTGGGGAAGATAAATATGTGTAATATTTGTAATAGTAAAgtcagaacagcagactcagttTTCAGAATGCAGCTATTGCTGATGCAGCTGGAAGTGCCAGTGTCAGTGTCCACGTGTGTGGCTGTTTATCCATTTCCACTGCCTGACACTACATCAGAGCACAGAAAGAAATAGCACAAGAATACCACGGCTTACATGTCAAAGCTTTATTGGAACATTTAAAGCTGATAAACTCAGGCTTGCAGGTttggcattttgttttgttaattttagaaattagaaataatacaaacaatTTCAATTGTAATACACAACATCTGCGCAGCTTCGAGAGATAATACATATCGACTGACTTTACCACAGTCTTTCATTAACTCCTatttcttaaaatataaaataagacCCAAACAGAAAGTGACTTGGTTGTCTGGATGAACGGTAGTTTTGTTAAAATTactagttgctttttttttttttatttacctgtcAATAAacaagagttaattaaagacttgtAAACACTTATTGTCCCATTAAGAATCTTTTTCTTTGCATCTCATTAgcataacaaaaacacacacaaaaaaagcaataGCAAGATTTCAATAACACACTTACTGCTGTTACTTCTCCCTGTTCATTTGATCCAATCAGAACAATTTCCATCTATGCTATAGTATACAGCATAATAAGATCACATGACATGTGGGTGTGGTCTATGACACATTGTGGggtgtacattttaaatgacatcTTAAAAGCAACACCCTGTAACTGTATGAATCCTGCCAGCGATGTAATGACTTTTACCAACAACAGAAATACAATGGTAAGGGAATTTAAAGTCCATTGATAAGATATAGTCCATtgataagatatatatatatatatattttaacatcatACTCACAATatgatactgtatacagtacattacatatAAGATTGCACCATCCTGAGTGGCAGCTCTAAGAATTTCTGCataaaaaaacctttcaaaggaACCATATCCAAGGAACTAAACACATGATATTTCCTTCCTGTATGGACAGGGTTACAATGTAATGGCACGATGGTTGTACTTTTCATGAGACGCTGTGCCATTTGAACCCTTCTCCAAACTTATCATTATCATTCATGATGCCATATTATTTTATCAGTACGTGTTTTCAATGAATAGACCAGGGGAATAAGATACAGTATGTTGCAATGCCACTCCAGCATAAAATTCTCAACCAGGGACTTCATAGTGGAAACAGCACTGCAATGCATTTACTGGCATTTAGTGAACATACAGTGTATTTTGTATCATtagttgaaataaaataaagaaacatgttAAAAGTCTTTTCCTGTTTATCTACTGTTTTCTAATGTACTGTGTGCTTTGTGTCTATTTGTTCACATGACAATCTACACAGGTCACTCTATTATAAAGTACTACTGTTTCTACTATTGGAATAGTCCCAGCTGACATTTCATGAAAAACACTTAACTAACCAATACTGGCACTTGTGTTACAATGTGTGCACTATTCATTAGGCCCAGGGTTATAATGTGATTTGGCCACATGTTGGTAATGACAGTAATGCTATAAATAGCTGGTCAGGGACATCTCCAGGCATTCTGAGACAATGCATAGTCCAAGCAAATCATATTTTACACCATCAGATCTGGGTTATCATACTGCTTCAGGTGGTATTTGTACacagcatggtttattttgtataaaactgtttttttttttccatgcagaTTTAGGTTGTTACTGTATATGAGCATGTCATAAACGGTTTGAATGATTGTTGTAGCAGTATGCCAGGCACTCTGTTTGCAGTACTGGTAGCATACTTGCATGCACAGTTTCTGTTGCTATACCTTCTTTGACTGAACATTGGCCATTTCAAGTTTTGTATACAAAAATGATGCAGCATTTGTTTAAGTATATAATGACCTCATTGCATCAAGTATAGACAATATTCCATTACAAGTAAACACTGTTTAACATGGTTATGTATATTATAAAATgagattactactactactactaaaaacTATCAAAAACAGTTATTTCAACTTTTTAATTTTCAAATCTTTTTACAAACTACTttaaaaactactactactactactactactactactactactactactaatactactactactaataataatattttttgtcaTTGCATTCCATATTGTACCATTGATTAGGATGAGAACTAAGATGCCCTTGAACAGTGACGTTGTTGCATTATTGACATCTCCATTCCGTTCTGCATTTGCTTTGAATATATttagaaaacatatattttactCTGGTCGTAAATGTTTCAATCCAAAAGCTTATTTCTATCAGCACTATACTGGTTCTAAACCAACCTTTTCATGGATAATgggatgtaaaaaataaaaaaaataaagggtagcactttagtttaggtatctgtTATATGTGatggcaacaaaaaaaataaataaataaaaagtgtataataactgtattgcaaatgcaaagcagccccatacaattggtgagactGACCTGAAAAGACTTATACAAGGAAAAACTCCAGTTTAGGAACCATTTGTATGAACATACATATATGTGTTATATAATTTTACATACAGGTAATTATTAACATAGGATAACAGTttattacaatgacatttgaataaCACATTCATATTACTAGGTTTCTTAGACGTCAAGGACCTTAGCTACATGTTCTTATAACACTGTATTGACATAGcctgttattattaatacacatctcatatttttttataataccctTCATTACACATTTGATTGGTTATTTATAATGctaaaactaaagtgttacctttaAAACAAATTGACAAGAGAAACCACTGCTTTAATTTTGAGTGGCTGTCTATAAAAAACAGGTTTCCAGGTCCTTTGGAGTGAGGCTGTGCTGCATACTGAGTTATTTATTCATAATATCTAGATAGGTCTTATAACTGATCTCTAGCCCTCACAAAAGAAAAAGTGCATATCATAAATGCTCTCTGTCTTTTGAAATGTGGGGTGCAGCGTCTGCGTTCTGGTGAACCATTCATCAACACTTCCTTTGTTGTAAACTTTGTAATATAACCTTGTTACATAATACAGAAAAGAGAGGCTAGAGAcccaaaataaaattacaaacccTTTCATTTAAACAAAAGCTGTTCCCCATGTTATTAAAAAATGGGTTGCATTGATTGCTCCGTGTTGTATTTGCATATCAGGCTTTCTGGTGGCTTAATCATAAATCACTTAAGCTTTCCTCTTGTGAAATTATAATGTAATCAAAACATTGATGCAAATAATAACCCTGTAATTCACTACACTCCAGagattatttttacacacacacgcatacacattCAGGTACAACCACAGTTAACCTAGTGCTATATTCAGATGAACTTTGATTTAATCTTGACCTCTCAGGACCTCTCAGGCCCCCACTGAACCTGACATTACCTAGGGATTAAAGCAACAACATAATTGCACTGGTGTGATATTATCAGAGCATTAATGCGATCTTCAATTATGGAAATTCCAATGTTACAAAACTGACAAGTGAATAACTTAAGAGTTCTTAAGAGACTTTGATGCATTATTTATACTGCATGactttagttgtttggttctagttttgtgaaatgagCAGTGGTTATAATTAAAGAGTGGAGAAAATTTACGATAATGTAAAAACCCGAACTATCAACCCAGTTTTCTAAGATTattgaaaaaaagttttttgccCTAGTGAAAATTGTGTCTCTGCCTTTTTGTCTCAATGGCCAAATTAAATGTTTATGTAATAAACCTACCAAGAAACAACTGAGGCAGAGGTAGGAAACTAGGAGTTCAAGTTGAAAGTGCTACACTTTCATGTCAATAACTTAAATCACTCCATCCAGCacctaaaatgtttaaataactgtGCTCCGATAGTTAGTCTCTGCTGTGACGGAGGAGCCTCCATCAGTCTTGACCACAGTGTGCTTGGAGGTGCTCAGCTGGCCATTGTGGGACTGCTTACTCTGACAGAGCCGCTCCTGGAAGTTCTGTGCGAAGCAGAGCAGCATGAGGGGGTTGACGCAGCTGTGGGCGTAGCTCAGGCAGATGCTGATGTGGTAGGCATAGAGGAAAGAAGGAGTGGGGGCCACGGCGGTGAGGTTGAGCACCTGCATGACATGGAAGGGCGACCAGCAGAGCAGAAACACCGCGATGACCAAGAGGACCGTCTTGGTGGCCTTCTTGGCCCAGATGGACTGCTTCCGGCGCACCCTACGGAGGGATCTGAAGACATGGTAGAGCGTGAGAGAGTAGAAAGTGCTGATGATGATGAGGGGGATGATGAAGCCCATGGTGGACTGGTATAGGGTGTACCAGTACATGTCTCTGGGGCCGGAAGGCAGGTCCAGAACGCACACTTCTGCCTTTCCCACTCGGATGGTCCTGGAGTACAGCATGACTGGCACTGTCAGCAGGAAGCTGCCAGTCCACACTAGGGCATTGATGACCATGGTCCACTGGATGGTCCTCCTCTCCGAGGCTGGGTGGACTATTGCAACATACCTGAAACATAAAGAAAATGGGGAGGAGATTGTGAACTGAGCAGGGTCTTGGACAACAAGTATGCTAGTTCCCTCCAGGTTTCCCATCAGACTTAACTTTGACTCACGTGCAACTGTAAGAGATCACTTCTTCTAAGTTTGTGCCTCATGCTGTATAAACACTATTTCAATTCAATAAGTATTTTACCAAGAGAGAGACAAATGCTTGTTTGCAGAACTAGTCTTGGTTTGAGTTGACAAACAGCAAGTCAACGCAAACCAAGAGAGAGACTCCTCAAACCCCATCACAAACAGTAGGGAACAATGCCTGTCTTGTTCCTTGGAACTTTCTATTGTTGCCTTTAAAAAGCCTGAATCGAGGAGTTATTTTATATTGATTACATTTTTTGAGCATCttttctgtgtatttgttttccaTAATCTTCCTTGACAGTTCTTCTCCTTTAAATACATACATGGTTCAtcatttctttttcatgtttctttatttcttatttatttttgcaagtcAATGGATACGCTTCAGCTGTCACCTGTGGCTTCTCCACATGAGAAAAAGCAAAAAGCGCTCCATCACTGTGATAGAGAATCTCATTTAATTCCGTATCAGCCGCTGAATAAAAAGGTTTCCACTGAGATAACAGGACTGGGTTGTACAGCTGAATAACAGTTATAATAGCGTTATCCAATGTcattaggaaaaataaaatatgatcTATTATAAGACCTGTAAAGAATGGTTATTTAAAATAAGGAACTATTCAACAGAATGAAATGTAATACTGCTGTGACAGAGTGCACTCCCAAGTGAATGTCAACAGAAATAAGACCaagattaaaaaaagattaaacatgGTCCCTTGCTCACTATGTTAATTTGTGAAGTGCCTGCTCGCTCTGTTAAATGCCCTGTTTACAAATGATTATGCATGCTAATGTACTACATTGTACAGTGAAAACAGATAACAACCGTAACAAAAACACTTGCCATCTGCAAGACACCTTTGCTGTTGATAATGCCATGCAAATGAACTATAGGAAATATTTTGACAGACAGCACAGAAAGCATAAAGCAGCATTACATGCCATGCTAATTTCATGAAGAGTAACAACACTGTACcgatctgtttatttcctgcCAGCTAAGAACTGACACAGAGCTCACTAACGTTTCCATAAATAGTATTGAtccattttcaaaagaaatgttgGTTTTTTTCTGGTTTGAATTTTACATATGAATCTACTACGCTCGCTGTGCAATCCACTCTTCTTGAACTGGAAGGGGCAGTGGAGTGTGAGAAGCAATGTGGAGTGCATTACCCACATGCCTATTGTCTCCCCATTGAAAGGGCACTGTCAGTCTTATTAAAGGACAGTGTACTGACCCTGACACCTGCtctaaaaaataatttacaagTGCAGATATTGCAAGATACAAAAGAAGCTACCAGCTGTGGCATTATGAATAGGCTGGCAGTGTTAACAAGGTGCCCCTGCAGATATACGCCTTAATGAAAGCCTGGATGTTTCAGCATACTGGGTCATCACAAATCATGTCAGATTGACAGCATACCTGCTGACCCCCGTGTGTTATTTTAACATGTAGAACTTTATCTTCAACCGTAAGAGTGACTGCAATAATAAAACAGCTCAGGGTGTCGAGAGCTACTGACATTCCACATGATAACTCCCAAATGCAAGGCTAGTAATGATTCACAGTGTTGCAGCACTGAATATTTGGTAGCTTTTATTTCTGCTTGCAGACAATGGTGAGTCTCTTCCTGGCTTGGATTTAATATTTTAGGTTAAACAGCAAACCCACACATAGTACTCCACTGTGAGCTGCATTCTGCCTCAATTGGTGACAGGTGTTCTCTGGAACAAGATAACAGTAAATAAATTACAGGTTGTAGAGCTCACCcctttagatttttaaaaaggttCTAACTAAATAAGCAGACAGAATTCCAGCAGGTTATATTCCAAGCAGCACCATTTGTAAATACACTTAACCTTTCCTGCCTCTTGTgattttgaaactttttttctaaACGTTCTCGTTTGCTCTTTGTAACTCAGTACAATTAATCATGCGAACAGGGATTTCAAGCAGAAAATAATTACAGTTTTTCAGTCTGGATTTTAAAAGTGGGAATATTCTTGGGAACTCACTGTTCTGTCCACTGAGCTGCAGGTTCTTGCTTTCAggtttgaaaatataaaaaaaaatgtaattaactgtagttaattaaaatgattataAGACTGTTCTTTAGTTTACCATTTAAGGAACTAACTTTAAAAAGGAAATATAAGTGGGCAGAAAGAAGGATGCTGTGCACAGCAGACTGTACTGTGAAAAATAAATTGAATTCCTAGAATTGTCCTCAGGTTGTATTCATTTTCTATGGTAAATCTTCAGTATGGCTGACCTCTGATGTGGTGTTGCTACTGGTATCTGCCTGTGGCTGCTAATGACTGGGAGTTCTGTGGGTAAGATTCAAGCTGCACAGCAAGTCATTTCTCATATTTAATTCAGTAGACgggtttaaaaaaatggtttcagaaacaaacagaaagctgACAGGCCAACATGGAAACAGAACAGCCGCGGACATCAAAAAGTATAAAACATTGACAGGACAGTCATTTTTCCACAACTGAGTAAGCATGTTTTATTTGTCTGTTACTCAACTTGAATGGCTTTCTCTGAAGACTAGTGATCATAGTTTTTTTCAGCAAAAACTCCTGATATTGGGTAAACCTCTGCATGGCAATAAACCGATTAAGcacaaaacacatgtttttgatCTGCTCTACGGCTTCAGTCACGCAATGGAATACAGACTGACTTTCAAATCCGTCACACTGGATAAAATGGCTGTCAAATGTTGTTCAGTCAACTTACTGTTTAGCATTGCAGTTATTTCACTGCGTTGTTTGTTATGTCCTCTCACAATGCATCTTCACCTCCTATACCCTGTCTGCCCCACCTAGAAAACATCCTTGTTCATCATTAGTCTGTTTTTTCTttggtctgtttttgtttttaggccCGATAGCCCAACACACCTCAAAATCTCATTCATGAGGTTGTTGATTTTCCAATGTGTTGCATAAATCAGAACAGCTATGGTCTATAGTTAACAGAGGCACTAAATTAATTATTGAGGTAGACTTGTCCTTTGTTAAATACAATGGATTATTTCATTGATGCACCACTGTATGAGAGCTGTATGCAGGGGTCCCACTGTACCAAATCAGATATTGGACATAAATTAAAAGGAATATTTGACTCTATATCCAATTTCTGCTAGAAATCCCTTAGGGGTTTTCCATGGTAATATAGACAAaacctatatacatatatatatatatatatgtgtaaatgCAGCACACAGAGTAACACCTCTGTATACTCCATACTACGATACTATACTGATATTTCAAGCAGTTCTATATAGAAAAAAAACTTGAATTAAAGACAGTCTTCTCCAAATACCTGTGCtgctctcaataacttgtgttaTAAAATGTCCTTGGCAAgtttaatctcagttgcatatgTGCTTCTCTAGATATAATGGGAAACTTTCAGGTGACTTACAGACAAAACTCTGGCCTGATGATTGGACTAATACAGGATGTATCATCCGACATGACCCCCTGTGTTTGCattgtgtttctctgtttttatttgtgaGTATTCTGCATTATAAAGGTTTAACAACTTGGAGGCAATCTTTTCTGGCTGACATACtttattttggaattttaaaaagaCCTGGCTGTTAAAACAGAGCATAAGGTGTATCTCTACCAGTGCTTTGGATGTGTGAATCCTCTGAGTGTATCTCTGCCAGTGCTTTGTATGGGTGAATCCTCTGAGTGCATCTCTGCCAGTGCTTTGGAGTGGAGGCTGCCCAGTGATCAGGTTGTAACAGCATTTCAATTTGGGTATAACAACATGGGTAGAAAAAGCTGTTTCATACTGTTTTAAACAATCCAGAGAACCAATGACATGTACTTTCTTCAAAAAATCATATCACACCAAAATGTGATCTATTCATTtccaatgctgaatgactgggttgATCATTCGTTTTCTATCTCCCACCCCACCTCCacttccaccaccaccaccacca
Protein-coding regions in this window:
- the LOC117412971 gene encoding melanin-concentrating hormone receptor 1-like, which codes for MKMNRSVSLCNETGFYNLSNGKCLLNWSSAGDAAMDNATLMHVLPCIYGILCIVGVAANSLVIYSVASCKNKMVSDIYVLNLAIADMLFLLGMPFTIHQLVRDRHWVFGNVMCKAVTVVDVSNQFTTVGIVTVLCIDRYVAIVHPASERRTIQWTMVINALVWTGSFLLTVPVMLYSRTIRVGKAEVCVLDLPSGPRDMYWYTLYQSTMGFIIPLIIISTFYSLTLYHVFRSLRRVRRKQSIWAKKATKTVLLVIAVFLLCWSPFHVMQVLNLTAVAPTPSFLYAYHISICLSYAHSCVNPLMLLCFAQNFQERLCQSKQSHNGQLSTSKHTVVKTDGGSSVTAETNYRSTVI